Proteins encoded within one genomic window of Felis catus isolate Fca126 chromosome C1, F.catus_Fca126_mat1.0, whole genome shotgun sequence:
- the DDX18 gene encoding ATP-dependent RNA helicase DDX18, whose translation MSHLPMKLLRKKIDKRNLKLRQRNLKLQGASDVSLSETQNGAYQKLSEETVGSGKVKKSLKRSVNVDLSEARNGEMAKETVENVQVKKKKKKKSTVIINGEAATQPPNSESKKKKKKKKRKIVGDAGPDTKKAKTEDKGESEEDVQAPEETENHVEKPDDQEEDAEVPSLPLGLTGAFEDTSFASLTDLVSENTLRAIKEMGFTNMTEIQHKSIRPLLEGRDLLAAAKTGSGKTLAFLIPAVELIVKLKFMPRNGTGVLILSPTRELAMQTFGVLKELMTHHVHTYGLIMGGSNRSAEAQKLGNGINIIVATPGRLLDHMQNTPGFMYKNLQCLVIDEADRILDVGFEEELKQIIKLLPTRRQTMLFSATQTRKVEDLARISLKKEPLYVGVDDDKANATVDGLEQGYVVCPSEKRFLLLFTFLKKNRKKKLMVFFSSCMSVKYHYELLNYIDLPVLAIHGRQKQNKRTTTFFQFCNADSGILLCTDVAARGLDIPEVDWIVQYDPPDDPKEYIHRVGRTARGLNGRGQALLILRPEELGFLRYLRQSKVPLSEFEFSWSKISDIQSQLEKLIEKNYFLHKSAQEAYKSYIRAYDSHSLKQIFNVNNLNLPQVALSFGFKVPPFVDLNVNSNDGKLKKRGGGGGFGYQKARKVEKSRIFKHISRKSSDSRQFSH comes from the exons ATGTCGCATCTACCCATGAAACTCCTGCGCAAGAAGATCGATAAACGGAACCTCAAATTGCGCCAGCGAAACTTAAAGCTCCAGG GGGCCTCAGATGTGAGCCTCTCAGAAACGCAGAATGGAGCCTATCAGAAACTGTCTGAGGAAACAGTGGGAAGTGGGAAGGTTAAAAAGTCTCTAAAACGGTCTGTGAATGTGGACTTGTCAGAAGCCCGGAATGGAGAGATGGCTAAAGAGACAGTGGAAAAtgtgcaagttaaaaaaaaaaaaaaaaagaaatctaccgTAATAATCAATGGAGAAGCAGCCACACAGCCTCCCAATtcagaatcaaaaaagaaaaagaagaagaaaaagaggaagatagtGGGTGATGCTGGGCCTG ataccaaaaaagcaaaaaccgaAGACAAGGGGGAGTCTGAGGAAGATGTACAAGCGCCtgaagagacagaaaaccatGTGGAGAAGCCGGATGATCAGGAAGAAGACGCTGAGGTGCCCAGCCTACCCCTGGGACTGACAG GAGCTTTTGAGGACACTTCATTTGCTTCTCTTACTGATCTTGTCAGTGAGAACACTCTGAGGGCAATAAAAGAAATGGGTTTTACAAACATGACTGAAATTCAGCATAAAAGTATCCGACCACTTCTGGAAGGCAG GGATCTTCTAGCAGCTGCAAAAACAGGCAGTGGTAAAACTCTGGCATTTCTCATTCCTGCAGTTGAACTCATTGTTAAGTTAAAGTTCATGCCTAGGAATG gaACAGGCGTTCTTATTCTCTCACCTACTAGGGAACTAGCCATGCAGACTTTTGGCGTTCTCAAGGAGCTGATGACGCACCACGTTCACACATATGGATTGATAATGGGTGGCAGCAACAGATCCGCTGAAGCACAGAAACTTGGTAATGGGATCAACATCATTGTGGCCACACCAGGCCGTCTCCTGGACCATATGCAG AACACCCCAGGGTTTATGTATAAAAATCTCCAGTGTCTGGTTATTGATGAGGCTGATCGTATCTTGGATGTTGGGTTTGAAGaggaattaaaacaaattattaaactTCTGCCAA CTCGCAGGCAGACCATGCTCTTTTCCGCCACACAGACTCGAAAAGTTGAAGACTTGGCAAGGATTTCTCTGAAAAAGGAGCCATTGTACGTCGGTGTTGATGATGATAAAGCTAATGCAACAGTGGATGGTCTTGAGCAG GGATATGTTGTTTGTCCCTCTGAAAAGAGATTCCTCCTCCTGTTTACATTCCTTAAGAAGAACCGGAAGAAGAAATTGATGGTCTTCTTTTCATCCTGTATGTCCGTGAAATACCACTACGAGTTGCTGAACTACATCGATTTGCCTGTCTTGGCCATTCAC GGAAGGCAGAAGCAGAATAAGCGTACAACCACGTTCTTCCAGTTCTGCAATGCAGATTCAGGGATATTGTTGTGTACAGATGTGGCGGCTAGAGGGCTGGATATCCCTGAAGTCGACTGGATTGTGCAGTATGACCCTCCAGATGACCCCAAG GAATATATTCATCGTGTGGGAAGAACAGCCAGAGGCCTGAACGGAAGAGGGCAGGCCTTGCTCATTTTGCGCCCTGAAGAATTGGGTTTCCTTCGTTACTTGAGGCAATCCAAG gtTCCATTAAGTGAATTTGAGTTTTCCTGGTCCAAAATTTCTGACATTCAGTCTCAG cttgaaAAATTGATTGAAAAGAACTACTTCCTTCATAAGTCAGCCCAGGAAGCATATAAGTCCTACATTCGAGCATatgattctcactctctcaaacaGATCTTTAACGTTAATAACTTAAATTTGCCTCAGGTTGCTCTGTCCTTTGGTTTCAAGGTGCCTCCTTTCGTTGATCTGA ACGTGAACAGCAATGACGGCAAGCttaagaagagaggaggaggcgGCGGATTCGGCTACCAGAAAGCCAGAAAGGTCGAGAAGTCCAGAATCTTCAAACACATCAGCAGGAAGTCGTCTGACAGCAGGCAGTTCTCCCACTGA